Proteins encoded together in one Lathyrus oleraceus cultivar Zhongwan6 chromosome 5, CAAS_Psat_ZW6_1.0, whole genome shotgun sequence window:
- the LOC127081782 gene encoding uncharacterized mitochondrial protein AtMg00810-like, with product MDDLLIMERNGECISKFKSEFMNEFEMTDLGLITHFLRIEFHKSKLGLLMHQRGYALEILKRCEMEHCNAAISPAEPRLQLSKNEDEEDVDQTQYRRLSGSLHHFCNTRPDLAFSVGIVTRFMEIPKMSHMAAVKRIMRYVKGSIGN from the coding sequence ATGGATGATTTATTGATCATGGAGAGAAATGGTGAGTGTATTTCAAAGTTTAAGAGTGAATTTATGAATGAATTTGAGATGACGGACCTTGGTCTCATAACTCATTTTCTTCGCATTGAGTTCCACAAGTCAAAATTGGGACTGCTCATGCACCAAAGGGGATATGCTCTTGAGATATTGAAAAGGTGTGAAATGGAGCATTGCAATGCTGCCATTTCTCCAGCTGAACCAAGGTTACAATTGTCTAAGAATGAGGATGAGGAAGATGTTGATCAAACTCAATATAGGAGGTTGAGTGGATCTTTACATCACTTTTGTAATACGCGACCAGACTTAGCATTTAGTGTCGGTATTGTGACTAGATTCATGGAGATACCGAAGATGTCTCATATGGCAGCAGTCAAAAGGATCATGCGCTATGTTAAAGGTTCTATTGGCAACTGA